A stretch of the Halomonas sp. BDJS001 genome encodes the following:
- a CDS encoding GlxA family transcriptional regulator: MTRHVALFAYPDCQLLDVSGPWQVFASANALSPQPLYQLTLVADAVGPVVTNGGLAVHATHTYHQLTHLLPLDTLLVAGGSGVIQQREIAAVKQVLCEVAPEVRRLGSICSGAFLLAAAGLLDGCRVTTHWRHAPQLADEYPALSVEPDALYIESSGRYTSAGVTAGIDLALSLVEADHGAELAGRVARELVVFLQRPGGQSQFSEILRHQQEAGPLRRLLDQLHADPSVDHGLESMADLMAVSPRHLTRLFRRHLHTTPGAYLTQLRLEQARLALLNGRENVSLERLAQRWRLGGAEQLRRQFQRYYGVSPSVYRQRFASSHTDDSIQESVSCL, translated from the coding sequence GTGACTCGCCATGTTGCTCTATTTGCCTACCCCGACTGCCAACTGCTGGATGTCAGCGGCCCCTGGCAGGTGTTTGCCAGTGCCAATGCGCTAAGCCCCCAGCCGCTCTATCAGTTGACCCTGGTCGCCGATGCCGTCGGCCCGGTTGTCACCAACGGCGGCCTAGCCGTGCACGCTACGCACACCTACCATCAACTTACCCATTTACTGCCCCTGGATACGCTGTTGGTGGCGGGCGGCAGCGGCGTGATACAGCAGCGAGAAATAGCCGCAGTGAAGCAGGTACTTTGTGAGGTGGCCCCAGAGGTACGACGGCTAGGTTCGATCTGCTCCGGGGCCTTTTTGTTAGCCGCTGCAGGTTTACTGGATGGCTGCCGCGTCACCACCCACTGGCGCCATGCACCTCAATTGGCAGATGAGTACCCCGCGCTTAGCGTCGAGCCCGATGCGCTGTATATCGAAAGCAGTGGTCGCTACACTAGCGCCGGTGTAACGGCGGGGATTGATTTAGCGCTGTCGCTGGTAGAGGCGGATCACGGTGCTGAGCTTGCCGGGAGGGTTGCCCGCGAGCTGGTGGTTTTTTTGCAGCGCCCTGGTGGGCAGTCGCAGTTCAGCGAGATACTGCGACACCAACAAGAGGCGGGGCCGCTGCGCCGCTTGCTGGATCAGCTCCACGCCGACCCCAGCGTAGATCACGGGCTTGAGAGTATGGCCGACCTGATGGCGGTCTCCCCGCGCCATTTAACCCGACTGTTCAGGCGTCATCTGCATACCACCCCCGGCGCTTACCTAACCCAACTACGCCTCGAGCAAGCACGCTTGGCGCTGCTCAACGGGCGCGAAAACGTATCCCTTGAGCGCCTGGCACAACGCTGGCGGCTGGGCGGCGCGGAGCAGCTGCGCCGCCAGTTTCAGCGTTACTACGGCGTATCACCCTCGGTATATCGCCAGCGCTTTGCGTCTTCCCATACAGATGATTCT
- a CDS encoding amidase has protein sequence MPPTVGMNAIELSNAIHSRDISCKEVIADYLAHISLLNPIVNAIVSLRDTDDLLAEATQLDRELAKGQSRGWLHGIPQAIKDLSSTAGIRTTLGSPLMANQIPDTDTIMVSRIKRDGAIIIGKTNTPEFGFGSQTFNTVFGATRNAYHPHLTAGGSSGGGAVALALRMLPVADGSDMMGSLRNPAAYQNLYGLRPAFGRIPSASAPDLFGHQLSTEGPMARNIEDLQRLLITQSGHDPRAPLSITDSLTNLSGSLNACQRGKRIAWLGDWQGELPLESGVLELCENAVKQFEQIGCTIEQPDMPMSMESLWESWLTLRQWAISGNLVDTYQAPEKRRLLKPEAQWEIEQGLALSALDVHKANVTRSQWYTELHKLFLHYDYVMLPSAQCFPFPVTTQWPNEIAGKPMDTYHRWMQIVIPGSLSGCPVLNLPAGFNDNDLPMGIQVIAPHRAELALLQLGQAYQSILPSWKHRLPPCFSE, from the coding sequence ATGCCTCCTACCGTTGGGATGAATGCGATAGAACTATCGAATGCGATTCACTCACGAGATATTAGTTGCAAAGAGGTAATCGCGGATTATCTCGCCCATATTTCACTACTTAATCCTATTGTTAACGCGATTGTCTCATTGCGCGACACTGATGATTTGCTTGCTGAAGCCACGCAATTAGATAGGGAACTTGCTAAAGGGCAATCTCGTGGTTGGTTACACGGGATTCCTCAAGCCATCAAGGATTTATCTTCTACAGCAGGTATAAGGACGACGCTTGGCTCTCCCCTTATGGCCAACCAAATACCTGACACTGATACGATTATGGTGTCACGGATTAAGCGCGATGGCGCCATTATCATAGGAAAAACCAATACCCCTGAATTCGGCTTTGGCTCCCAAACCTTCAACACTGTTTTCGGTGCGACGCGCAATGCCTATCACCCACATCTAACCGCCGGTGGCTCAAGCGGTGGAGGCGCGGTAGCCCTGGCACTTCGCATGTTACCGGTCGCCGACGGTAGCGATATGATGGGCTCTTTACGTAACCCGGCTGCTTATCAAAATTTATACGGCCTTAGACCTGCATTTGGGCGCATTCCTTCAGCATCAGCACCCGATCTTTTTGGGCATCAGTTGAGTACCGAAGGCCCTATGGCCAGAAATATCGAAGACCTTCAACGCCTACTGATCACGCAATCTGGTCACGATCCACGTGCTCCACTCTCTATAACCGACTCCTTAACCAACCTTTCTGGCTCTTTGAACGCTTGCCAGCGTGGTAAACGCATTGCATGGCTTGGCGATTGGCAGGGAGAGTTGCCGCTCGAATCCGGTGTACTTGAGCTATGCGAAAACGCAGTTAAACAGTTTGAACAGATTGGCTGCACCATTGAGCAACCTGATATGCCGATGTCGATGGAATCACTTTGGGAAAGCTGGCTGACACTGCGGCAATGGGCTATTTCCGGTAACTTAGTAGACACTTATCAAGCCCCTGAAAAGCGCCGTTTATTGAAACCAGAAGCGCAGTGGGAAATAGAACAAGGGCTTGCCTTGTCTGCCCTGGATGTCCATAAAGCCAATGTGACGCGCAGCCAGTGGTATACAGAGCTACATAAACTGTTCTTGCATTACGACTATGTCATGCTGCCCAGCGCACAATGCTTCCCCTTCCCTGTGACAACGCAGTGGCCAAATGAAATCGCTGGCAAACCTATGGATACCTATCACCGATGGATGCAAATTGTCATACCTGGCTCTCTCTCAGGCTGCCCTGTATTAAACTTACCTGCGGGCTTTAATGATAACGACCTACCGATGGGCATTCAGGTAATCGCACCCCATCGAGCCGAGCTAGCGCTATTGCAACTTGGTCAAGCCTACCAATCAATCTTACCCAGTTGGAAACATCGTTTGCCGCCCTGTTTTTCTGAATAG